One window from the genome of Eleginops maclovinus isolate JMC-PN-2008 ecotype Puerto Natales chromosome 15, JC_Emac_rtc_rv5, whole genome shotgun sequence encodes:
- the drc1 gene encoding dynein regulatory complex protein 1: MDMERGDEDLEEEYGPSWMSENQEDENWDSAQDSEEGPGIEVNEEPCEIQPQEEEESEKRFLPQRMVNLNRDLTTLVTNIQTAADAKESMRRAELEEARRQRLERLEKDSRSSQEIFEEITRGWSLSTQKVIPQELQEALKNQQWLCDALIQDKKKLISDLQQELKVGDDRYVKDLRKQAEELDLMMERMEDQIKTLIKAYREELGQIERVYRQEIEIVLTKDDTEWEQHMKDLWEEELKRLTQRTEKVAEYEKIIHNLMYDTWRKHRIIQTEQHARFQELERKSKQLHLAALTKEHTHREIAESKFTLTNIRTRINRMRKQMNNLREKYDSQKDEITKKSRYLSEDYKRKIEQYECIQKKIKHFAVADARKFEEMWLMIDAEVKQLVERALDIDSQICKQHLGLAWERPAMEFMELSGPIQPQRQVCKPGPQGVPQMIHTGQDSQDSQRRMDLSVRKKIQTDGSAVQSESGAEEEEGKLSMETLKEVMELLCDKAGFLMEDKLLKLLTPLDKEEQTVVKLSSILCYIGIEEEDIPKLAAFLLNYKHQQREQTEDVCADPGESSNRAEAEETNPTSHLTPELIYPHDVVPALKHFLRQQVRSRESSARQHHSFPAAARDSSEDEAYWQSMGNVISEDQLKLWESAESQLRQYQAVLTEILDLVPETEGLQQQNRELRMLLHQNLKVSTDLEMP, encoded by the exons ATGGACATGGAAAGAGGTGATGAGGATCTAGAAGAGGAGTATGGACCGTCTTGGATGTCCGAGAACCAAGAGGACGAGAACTG GGACTCCGCACAGGACAGTGAAGAAGGCCCCGGTATAGAGGTCAATGAGGAGCCCTGCGAGATCCAACctcaagaggaggaggaaagtgaAAAG CGGTTCCTTCCTCAGAGGATGGTCAACCTGAACAGAGATTTGACGACGTTAGTGACCAACATCCAAACTGCAGCTGACGCCAAAGAGTCGATGCGAAGGGCAGAGCTGGAGGAAGCTCGCAGACAACg ATTGGAGCGACTTGAGAAGGACTCGAGATCCAGCCAGGAAATATTTGAGGAGATCACTAGAGGGTGGTCTTTATCTACGCAGAAAGTGATCCCTCAGGAGCTTCAGGAGGCCCTGAAAAACCAGCAGTGGTTATGTGATGCTCTCATACAAGACAAGAAGAAACTCATAAGTGACCTGCAacag GAGCTAAAAGTTGGAGATGACCGCTACGTGAAGGACTTGAGGAAGCAGGCCGAGGAGCTGGACCTGAtgatggagaggatggaggatCAGATCAAAACCCTGATAAAGGCCTACAGGGAGGAACTGGGTCAGATAGAG agagTTTATAGACAGGAAATTGAAATCGTACTCACAAAAGACGATACGGAGTGGGAGCAACACATGAAGGATCTTTGGGAGGAAGAG CTGAAGAGGCTGACGCAGAGGACTGAGAAAGTGGCGGAGTATGAAAAGATAATTCACAATCTGATGTATGACACATGGAGAAAGCACAGAATCATCCAGACAGAACAACATGCAAGGTTTCAG GAACTGGAACGAAAGAGTAAACAACTACATTTGGCAGCGTTAACAAAAGAGCATACACATCGTGAGATTGCAGAAAGCAAATTCACGTTGACTAATATAAGGACAAGGATcaacag GATGAGGAAACAGATGAATAACCTTAGAGAAAAGTATGACAGTCAGAAAGATGAAATTACAAAGAAGAGCCGGTATTTGTCGGAGGACTACAAACGGAAAATAGAGCAATATGAgtgcatacaaaaaaaaatcaa GCACTTTGCAGTCGCTGACGCCAGAAAATTTGAGGAGATGTGGCTAATGATTGATGCCGAGGTGAAGCAACTAGTGGAGAGGGCTTTGGACATCGACTCACAGATCTGCAAGCAGCACCTTGGTTTGGCCTGGGAGCGACCCGCCATGGAGTTCATGGAGCTCTCTGGTCCCATCCAGCCTCAGAGGCAGGTCTGTAAGCCCGGGCCCCAGGGTGTCCCTCAGATGATTCACACTGGACAAGATTCACAGGACAGTCAGAGGAGGATGGACCTCTCAGTAAGGAAGAAAATACAGACTGACGGGAGCGCAGTGCAGAGCGAGAGCggtgcagaggaggaggaagggaagctGTCCATGGAAACGCTGAAGGAAGtgatggagctgctgtgtgACAAGGCG GGCTTCCTGATGGAGGATAAACTCCTGAAACTGCTGACTCCCCTTGATAAGGAGGAGCAGACCGTCGTGAAGCTTAGCTCTATCCTCTGT TATATTGGAATTGAAGAGGAGGATATTCCCAAGTTGGCTGCTTTCTTATTGAACTACAAACATCAGCAGAGGGAGCAGACTGAG gatgtttgtgctgaCCCGGGGGAATCCAGTAACAGGGCAGAGGCAGAAGAGACCAACCCTACGTCTCATCTGACGCCTGAACTCATTTATCCGCACGACGTTGTGCCTGCTCTAAAGCATTTCCTCCGGCAGCAAGTGAGGTCCAG GGAGAGCTCTGCCCGCCAGCATCACAGTTTTCCTGCAGCAGCCAGGGATTCTTCAGAGGATGAGGCCTACTGGCAGAGTATGGGCAATGTAATCTCTGAGGATCAACTGAAACTCTGGGAATCAGCGGAGAGCCAACTGAGGCAGTACCA GGCGGTGCTGACGGAGATCTTGGATCTCGTCCCTGAGACTGAGGgtctgcagcagcagaacagaGAGCTGCGGATGTTGCTGCACCAGAATCTCAAA GTCAGCACTGATCTGGAGATGCCGTAA